The Virgibacillus siamensis sequence AGCAAACCCTTTCACATATTGAATCCATTTCTTTTGGATTTCTACTTCATTACTTGATGGAGACGGTGTATGTAATAACTCCAGCAAGAAATCTCTGTTCGCTTGTTCCATTGATTTCCCTCCTTCAAAACATAAAGAATCATTTCGCTTGGGATTCAAGTAAAACGCATTTTTCATCTTTAAAATTTCCCACATACCCATGATAGCAAACTTTTAGCACGGAAGCACATCTGTTTACCTTCCCTTTGCAATTGGATAAACTTATACCAGAATCACACTGAAGGAGTGGACAGAAATGGACTTGAATCAATGGTATGAACACGCAATCAATCCCGATGCCTACATTGATAACATGCAAAAAAACAAAGAAAACCTGCTTCATATTTATGATCATTTTACACCGCCTGAAGAAGATGCATTGATTAAGCGTCTTAAGGATAAACATCTACGTGCCATCGTTCTGACAGAAGACTGGTGCGGAGATGCCATGCTGAATATTCCGGTATTACTTCGTTTATCTGAACAGGCAAACATACAGGTTCGCATGCTTCTGCGTGATCAGAATCTTGAACTGATGGATCAATATTTGACCAATGGAAAATCCCGCTCCATCCCGATTTTTATTTTTATCGATGAAGATGGAAACGAGGTAGCAAAATGGGGGCCGCGTGCAGAAATAGTTCAGGAATATGTTGACGAATCCAGAAAAAAACTGCCTCCTAAAGAATCCGATGATTTTGATGAAAAGGCAAAAGAAATGTACATGTTTATGTCCAAGTCGTTCCGGGACAACCCTTCTTTCTGGCAAGCTGTATATGAAAGCATTAAAGATGCACTGCAGTAATTACCAAACCCGTCTTGTACAGGCGGGTTTTTTATGATGCATAGGAATGTCATGCAGTTGCCTATACTATCCATATACTATTTCCATTTAAAAAGGTGACCCCATGAATATTGAATCCTTTAAACATATATATTTTCGTATCCCCATTATCATAAGGCTTTTGGTCTCTGTTTTATTGTTAATGCTAATTTTCGGCACGATTATCAGTTTCGTTGAGCCGAATGAGTTTAAAACGATATTTGATGGTGTATGGTGGGTTGTCGTCACAGGTGCAACAATCGGATATGGTGATCTTGTACCTCAAACCGTATTAGGAAGACTTATTGGCATTGTTCTAATGTTGACAGGCGGCGGATTACTGACATTTTACATCACATCCTTATCATCAGCCGCAATTAACCACGAGCAGGATTTATCCAAAGGTAAAATATCCTACAAAGGAAAAAATCATATCATCGTGATAGGCTGGAATGAACGGACAAGGCAGTTAGTCAGAATGATAGAAGACAAAAATAAGGCATTTGAAATTGTACTGATCGACCGAACCGTTAACAATCTTCCCTATCGGCATTTTCCCGTGCATTTCATCCATGGCGATCCAAGTGAAGATGCGACGCTCATTCAAGCCAATATTCAACATGCAGCATCAGTCATTATTACCTCAGATATTACAAAAAAAGAACGGCAGGCTGATGTTTCCACCATTCTGACCACAGTTGCAATCAGGGGCAATAATGAATATGTGCCGATCAATGCTGAAATACTGTCCATTTCACAGGTAGAAAATGCGATTCGTGCGGGGGCTAATACTGTAATCAGTTCCAACGATTTCATGAGCACGCTTTTTTACCATGAAATTTTTCATCAGGAATCTACACGGCCATTCGAAACAATTCTTGCCATGTTAAACAGCCAGCAGTTTATTCAAAAACCGCTGCCGGAAAAATTAACAGATTGCACCTTTCAAGAATGTGTGATGCATCATATGCAGAATCGGCAGCTATTAATCGGTATAATCCGCGATGACACATGGACCATGAATCCCCCTGCTGAATTCAAACTCAAGAAAGATGACAGACTGCTCGTGTTGATGTCCTGGCAGGAAAAGTCAGCGGCGGACAAACAAGAATAGCTTTTTTGCCTCAATGGAATATTTATGATAAAATATTTTATTGTGTGAAAAGAAACGAATAAGAAATGGGAGTTGTTCAGCATGACGGAAAAGTTTGAGAAAGGTCAAATTCTGCAAGGAAAAGTTACAGGAATCCAACCATATGGCGCATTTGTTGCTTTAGATGAGGAAATTCAGGGACTCGTTCATATTTCCGAAGTAACACATGGATATGTTAAAGATATTAATGATCATTTGACAGTCGGTGATGAAGTAAACGTTAAAATCCTGAACGTTGATGAGGAAAACAACAAAGTGTCATTATCAATCCGTGCAACAGAGGAAGCACCGAAGAAAAGTTCCAAACCCAACAAAAGCAAAGTACAGGAAGAATCCAATACCGGATTCAACACACTAAAGGACAAGCTTGAAGAATGGATTGAACAATCAAAAGAACGCGAGGGAACATTTAAGAAGTAAAGATCCGGTTTCCTGAAATCA is a genomic window containing:
- a CDS encoding thioredoxin family protein, which codes for MDLNQWYEHAINPDAYIDNMQKNKENLLHIYDHFTPPEEDALIKRLKDKHLRAIVLTEDWCGDAMLNIPVLLRLSEQANIQVRMLLRDQNLELMDQYLTNGKSRSIPIFIFIDEDGNEVAKWGPRAEIVQEYVDESRKKLPPKESDDFDEKAKEMYMFMSKSFRDNPSFWQAVYESIKDALQ
- a CDS encoding potassium channel family protein; amino-acid sequence: MNIESFKHIYFRIPIIIRLLVSVLLLMLIFGTIISFVEPNEFKTIFDGVWWVVVTGATIGYGDLVPQTVLGRLIGIVLMLTGGGLLTFYITSLSSAAINHEQDLSKGKISYKGKNHIIVIGWNERTRQLVRMIEDKNKAFEIVLIDRTVNNLPYRHFPVHFIHGDPSEDATLIQANIQHAASVIITSDITKKERQADVSTILTTVAIRGNNEYVPINAEILSISQVENAIRAGANTVISSNDFMSTLFYHEIFHQESTRPFETILAMLNSQQFIQKPLPEKLTDCTFQECVMHHMQNRQLLIGIIRDDTWTMNPPAEFKLKKDDRLLVLMSWQEKSAADKQE
- the yugI gene encoding S1 domain-containing post-transcriptional regulator GSP13, whose protein sequence is MTEKFEKGQILQGKVTGIQPYGAFVALDEEIQGLVHISEVTHGYVKDINDHLTVGDEVNVKILNVDEENNKVSLSIRATEEAPKKSSKPNKSKVQEESNTGFNTLKDKLEEWIEQSKEREGTFKK